The nucleotide sequence CGTCGGTAAGCCCGCACCTCCCAAGAGGAAGGAAGTAAAGAGCGGTCCGGCCGGCCACAAGAAACGACCCTCCGCCGGGCCTGCGAAGAAGACTACAAAGCGCCCCGCAAAGCCGGCGACGGCGCGGCGCAAGAAGACCTCGCCTGTCCGCGCCGGCAAGAAGAAATCCGTGGGCAAGCCGCCGACGAAGAGACCTGCTGCTAAGAAACCGCCCGGCAAGAAGGCGACGGCCAAGAAGCCCGCGCCTCGGCGGCCGGCGAAGCCCAAGCCCAAGCGGCTTCTGACCGGTTACGCGAAGAAGACGGCGAAAAAGAAGAAACCGGCGGCGAAGCGCCGCTGACGCTCGATTCGAGGAGGACCCAGGCATTGGCGGATACCGTGCGCCTTAGGAATGTCGCATTCGTCGGACCCCACCACACCGGCAAGACCACGCTGGTCGAGGCGATCCTGGCCCACACCGGCGCAATCGGACGGCGCGGATCGATCGCCGACGGAACGACCGTGACGGATCACGAGCCCGAGGACGCGGCTCACCTCCAATCCACGACCGTCGGCTTCGCTCATACCGCCGCCGACGGCATCGACATCACGATCGTCGATACGCCCGGATTCATCGACTTTTTCGAAGAGACCAAACAGGCGCTGGCGGGCGTAGACGCCGCCGTCGTCGTCGTCGAGGCCGATCCGGCTCGCGTAGTCCAGACCCAAGCTATCGTCGACCATCTCGAATCGACGCAGATGCCGCATGTCTTCGTGGTTAACAAAATGGACCGGCCCGGAGCCGACTTCCCCGCGACGCTCGCCGCACTGCAGGACGCCTACGGACGGCACGTCGTCGCCGAGCAGTGGCCGCTCGGAAGCGCCGAACACTTTTCAGGTCACATCGACCTCGCGCATATGAAGGCGTACCGGTTCGAAGGCGGCGAGGAAAACGTCCCGGCCGAGCTGAGCGACCTCGCCCAGAGCAAACACGTGGAGCTGCTCGAGGCGATGGCCGACTTCGACGATCACCTCATGGAGGAATTACTCGAAGGCGTGGAGCCGCCGCTCGATGAGATCGACCGCGATCTCTGCACCGAGTGTGCACACGACCAGGTCGTTCCGGTTCTCGTCGCCGCGGGCATATCGGGCGCCGGGGTCGACGCGCTCGTGCGCGCGATCGAGCACTGGTTTCCGTCGCCCGCCGACGCGCCGTTCACCGACGCGGAGGGCCGTCCCATCGCGCCTGACGCGGCGGCACCCGCGATCGCGCGGGTCATCAAGACCGCCATCCATCCCCAGAGCGGCAAACTCTCGATCGCTCGCGTCCTGTCGGGAACGATCAAGTCCGACGCGACACTCTCCAACATCACCAAGCAGGACGAGAAGGTGCGTCTTGGCGGCCTTTACCGTCTGCAAGGCAAGAAGCAAGAGCCGATCCCCGAGGCCGGCCCGGGTTCGATCGTGGCGTTCGCGCGGCTCGATTCAGTCGCGACCGGCGACACGCTGACGTCGAACGGCCACAAGGTTCTCCTTCCGCGCGTTCCCGTCGCAGAGCCCGTCTTCGCCGTCGCGATCAAGCCCAAGGAGCGCATCGACGAGGCCAAGATCTCGCAGATGCTCGCGCGCATCGTGGACGAGGATCCCGCGCTGCGACTCGGGCGCGCCGACGTGACGCACGAAATGCTCCTGCTCGGCAGAGGCGAGCAGCACGTCGCCATTGCCGTCGAACGCCTCGCTCGCAAGTACAAGGTCGAGGTCGCCACAGCCGCCCCGACCATTCCCTATTTGGAGACCATCACCGGCGGAACCGAGGTCCACTCGCGCTACAAGCATCAGACCGGAGGTCACGGCCAATTCGGCGACGTGTGGCTGCGCTTCGAGCCGCGCGAACGCGGCGCGGGCGTGACGTTCGACGAAAAGATCGTTGGCGGCGTGGTTCCGCGACAGTTCATCCCGGCCGTCGAAAAAGGCGTGCGCGAAGCCCTCGCTCACGGCCCCAGCGGCTATCCAGTGACGGACCTGCACGTCACGCTTTTCGACGGTCAGTACCACGACGTCGATTCCAGCGAGCAATCCTTCAAGACCGCGGCGGGGATGGGCGTGCGCGACGCGCTTCCCAAGTGCAATCCCGTCGTGCTCGAGCCCATCGCGCACGTGCAGGTGATCGTGCCGACCAGCCACACCTCGACCGTAATTCAGCAGCTCACCGGAAAACGCGGGCAGATCCTCGGCATGAACCCGACGGATCGCCCCGGCCTCGACATCGTCGAAGCTTACGTCCCCGCGGTCGAGCTCTCGCGCTATATCACCGAGCTGCGCACGGGGACGCAAGGGCTGGGCACGTACTCCTGGCGTCACGAGCGGTACGATCCCGTCCCGGGGAACCGCGTGGCGCCCAAGGCTGCGGTGTAGGTTTTCGAAATGGCCTTTCGGTGACGCTTCGAACGCGCTACATGATGATTCGAAGACGCTCGTCGCTCGCATCCGGCTCGCTCCTGCTCGCCGACTTTTTCGGGAGAACGAAGTTTTGAAACAGCCATCCGTGGCTGGCCCGAAAAAGCTCGACGCTTCTCATCACCACGTAGCGCGTTCTCGCGACCTTCAGGCCGCTTTAAAGGTTGGGGGAAGGGTTTGCGCATCCGCGCTTTTGACGCTGGCCGTTGTGGGGTGCTCGAAGGTGGGGAACGGTGTGGCCGGCGAGCGGCATCCCTGGACGCATCCGGGGGTGCTGCGCGTAGCGGTGCAATCGGATCTCAAGAATTTGAATCCGCTGCTCAACTCGAACACGACCGACGTCTTCGTCGATCGGCTGATGTTCGAGCCGCTGCTGACGGCCGATCCAAAGGGAAACCCGCTGCCGATGCTGGCGGTGCAGGTGCCGACGCTCGAAAACGGCGGCATCAGCCGCGACGGCATGACGATCACCTACCATCTGCGGAGAAACGCGCGCTGGACGGACGGCGTCGCCGTCACAGCCGCCGATGTAAAATGGTCGTGGCAGGCCATCATGAATCCCGATAACAACGTCGTCTCCCGGCACGGCTACGACTACATCGCGAGCATCGACACGCCGGACGCGTACACGGCCACCGTCCATCTCAAGCGGCCGTTTTCACCCTTCGTGAACACGTTCTTCGCCGAGAGCGACCAGCCGTACATGCTCGGGCCGGCGCACGTGCTGGCGCAGTATCCGAACATAAACAACCTCCCCTTCAACAGTCGGCCGATCGTGAGTGACGGTCCGTTCAAGTTCGCGCAGTGGGCTCGCGGCGACCACATCACCGTCGTTCGCAACGACAAGTTTTTCATGGGCAGGCCGGGGTTGAACCAGATCGAGATCAAGATCGTTCCTGACGAGGACACCTCAGTCAACCTGTTGCGGACGCACGGGATCGATTATATGTTCCAGGCGTCGCAACAGACCTATCAATCGGTGCGCGGCATGCCCGACACGAAGATCGTCTGGGTCAACGTCAACGGCTACGAAAGCATTCAGCTGAACTGCTCGCATCCGGATCTGCAAGATCCGCGCGTGCGCCTGGCAATCGCCTACGCGCTGGACAAGGTCGAGTTCGTTCGCACTCTAACATACGACACGCAAACGGTCGCGACCGAAGACATTCCGGACTGGATGTGGGCCTACAACCCCGCGCTGCGGCCGTACCCGCACGACCCGGCCATGGCGCGCCGGCTCCTTCGTGAGGCGGGTTGGTTTCCCGGGCCCGACGGCGTCATGCGCAAGGGCAGCGAGCGGCTCGTGCTGGTCGTGGTCTCCAACAACTCCAACGCGACGCGGCGGCGAATGAGCGTAGAGATGCAAGCGATGCTGCGAGAAGTCGGCATCGACACCGAGATCAAGTACTACCCTGGCGACGTGCTGTTCGCGCCTGCCGGCATGGGCGGGATCCTGCAGCTCGGCAAGTTCGACATCTCGGTGGCGGGATGGTATGCCGGAATCGATCCGGACGACAGCACGCAGCTGATGTGCGAGAATTTACCGCCCGGGGGCTACAACTACTCGCGGTACTGCAGCCCGGAGATGCAGCGCTTGCAGCGCATTGCGTTGACGCGCTACGACCGCCCGTCACGGCAGGCGGCATACTTCGCGATCCAGGAGCAGCTCGCCAAGGACAACCCATTGATCTTCTTCTACTGGCTGAAACAGATGGAGCCGATCAGCGTCGACTTCAAAGGCTTCGATCCCAATCCGGTGGTCGAGGCGTGGAACGCGTGGCAGTGGACCATATAAGCCTGCCGGAGCTCGCGTGGCTGCGTAAGATCATCGTCGAGCGAGCGCTGACCCGCGGCGACTACGTGTTGGCCGGCGGCGCCCGCAGCGATTACTACATCGACAAGTTCAGCCTCTTCTCCGATCCTCTCGTGCTCCGGCGCATCGCGCGTCTTTTTACACCCGTCATCGCCGAAATCAATCCCGATCTCATCGCCGGAACCGAGCTCGGCGGCGTCGTCATCGCCACCGTGGTGTCGCAGATGTCGGGACTCCCAATGCTGGCCGTGCGCAAGAAGCCCAAGGCGTACGGCGCTTTTGCGAACGATTACGTCGAGGGCCCGTGCGTCGCGGGACAGCATGCATTGCTGCTCGAGGACGTGGTCTCCAACGCCGGGGACCTCTTGGCGGCCGCCGCGCGTTTGCGCGAACTCGGCCTGAACGTCACGCCTTATGCGGTGATCAGCCGCGGCCTCGCACCCGTGCGCGCGCTGATCCAGTTCTCACTGCCGCGCAGCGCTCCTAAAACGCAGAACTAGATTACCAGCTCGAGCCCGTCGACCGCGCACGCTACCGGGCCAGAAAACGCTCTCTTGGCCGCCGCGACCAGCGCTTCGGGCGTCGACGCCGCGGGGTAGTGAGTCAGCACCAGCTGGCCGGCGCCGGCGCGGCTCGCCATCTCGCCCGCCTCGCTCGCGGACATGTGACCGCGCGGCTCCTTTTCCGTCCTCAGTCCCAGCGACGTTTCGCAGAGGAAGAGCGCGCTGCCGCGTGCGTGCTCCGCGACGGCATCCGACGGCGCGGTGTCTGCGGAATATGTGAAAATGCGTCCGTCGTAGTCGGCGCGAATCGAGAACGCGTCGACGTAGTGGCGTGTGGCGCAGAAGCGCAACCGCATGCCGCCGATATCCAGCGGCTCCGCCGGGTCGTATTCGCGAATGGCGAAGATGGCTTCGAAGAAGTCGAGGTCGTCGTCGCGCCCGATGACCCGGCGCAGCTCCTCGAGCGTCGCGCGGCCTCCGGGCGGCAGCCAGAGCGCCATCCGCTCAGCCGGCTTCGCGCCGTACTTCAGCCCGTAGCGCAACGGCACGAGATCGAAGAAGTGATCTGCGTGCATATGCGAGACGACGATCGCGTCTAGCTCCGCGTAATCCATCGCCAGCTGCAGCTTACCGAGCGCGCCGCAGCCGAGATCCAGCAGAATTGCCGCATCATCGGTCCGTAGCAGGTAGCAGCTGCACGCACCTCCCGGCCGCTGCGTCGCGGGGCTCGAGCCGATGATGCGAAGTTGCAGGGCGGCGCTCAGGGAAGCGACGCGAGCACGTCCTCGGCGTGCTCGTCGACGTTTACCTTCGGCCAGATCTTTGCGATCCTGCCGTCGGCATCGATCAGGAAGGTCGTACGCGCGTTCACCCCGAGCGCCTTGTACAGCTTCGAGTCGGTGTCGGCCAGCAAGGCGAACGGAATCGCGAACTTCTTCTTGAAGCGCTGATGCGACTCGACCGAGTCGCGGCTCACTCCGACGATCCGCGCGTTCTTTTCCTGAAACTGGCGGTAGCTGTCGCGAAACTGCGACGCCTGGCTGGTGCAGCCCGGCGTATCGTCCTTTGGATAGAAGTAGAGGATAAGAGGACCTCCGAGCAAGTCGGTGGTCATCACGGAGTTGCCCTCGTCGTCGAGCACGGTTACCGCCGGAAGTTGGTCGCCTTCGCGAAGCATCGTGTCGCCCTTTCTCGAAGTGTAGTCGCTGTGCGCAAACCGCCTGCTTCGCCACAAGCCCAAGACACCATTGCGGCCGCGCACCCTCTGGCTCGGGCGCTGATCGCGCAACTCGGCTCGCGCACCGACGGTCCGGTGCTGGACTTCGCCGCCGGAAGCGGCCGCAACACGCGGGCGTTACGCGCTGCCGGGCTGCGCGTCGTGTCCGTGGCCGACGCCGTTGCGGAATCCCCTACGCCGCTGGCGGGCATAACGGCGCGGTTCGCCGCGGCGCTTTCGTCGCATGGGCTGCTTCACGGCACGCCGGCGGCGATCGCGCATAAGGTGGGCACGATCGCGCGGCGCTTCGAGCCGGGCGGACTGCTGTACGCGACGTTCGGATCGTCGCGCGACGCCCGATTCGGAGAGGGAGAGCGCGTCGATGCCTGGACGTTTGCGCCCATAGACGGCGACGAGCGCGGCGTCTCCCACGGCTACTTCGATCGCGAGCGTTTGACCGCGTTGCTCGAGCGGTGCTTCGCTATCGAATCGCTCGAAGAGCGCGCCGTCGACGACGTGGTCGGCGCCTGGGCGCATCCCGAATCGCCGCTGCGCGGGGCCGTGCACTGGTTGGCGATAGCGGCTAAGCGATGACGTCGAGCTAGTGAGTGACAGCGATCCCGTTTGAGAAAATGGGGACTCTCTCATATTCGGTCGGCTTCGTACTCGGCGTGAGCGGATAGGGCATCGAGTACACGTCTCCCCCTTCCGTGGAAAGCCACAGAGTCGTCTCGCTATTCTGCATCGTCAACTGCGCGAGATTTGGAGTGCTCCCCGGGAACGATACTGTCACCGACGGCGTCGTCGCTCCCGGCGGAAACACGTCGATACGATCGAGCGCAGACTCGACGACAACGATATTCCCGGCATTATCGACGACCAACCCTTGAGGCTGATCGATCGTCATACGCAGACGCCGCGCATTCCTGAGACCCGGTCCGAACTCCGCGATAGAGCTAGGACCTGTCCTCCGCCGGAAAGCCGCGTAGAGATTGCCTTTCCCGTCCTCGGCGATTCCGTCTGTTTCGTAGCCCAGTCGCGCGCGCGCGATCGGAATGTTGGTGCCGGTGTTGTACTCGAAGACATACCCCCGACTGTGGTTGCTGATCACCGAGAAACCCGATA is from Candidatus Binatia bacterium and encodes:
- a CDS encoding elongation factor G; this encodes MRLRNVAFVGPHHTGKTTLVEAILAHTGAIGRRGSIADGTTVTDHEPEDAAHLQSTTVGFAHTAADGIDITIVDTPGFIDFFEETKQALAGVDAAVVVVEADPARVVQTQAIVDHLESTQMPHVFVVNKMDRPGADFPATLAALQDAYGRHVVAEQWPLGSAEHFSGHIDLAHMKAYRFEGGEENVPAELSDLAQSKHVELLEAMADFDDHLMEELLEGVEPPLDEIDRDLCTECAHDQVVPVLVAAGISGAGVDALVRAIEHWFPSPADAPFTDAEGRPIAPDAAAPAIARVIKTAIHPQSGKLSIARVLSGTIKSDATLSNITKQDEKVRLGGLYRLQGKKQEPIPEAGPGSIVAFARLDSVATGDTLTSNGHKVLLPRVPVAEPVFAVAIKPKERIDEAKISQMLARIVDEDPALRLGRADVTHEMLLLGRGEQHVAIAVERLARKYKVEVATAAPTIPYLETITGGTEVHSRYKHQTGGHGQFGDVWLRFEPRERGAGVTFDEKIVGGVVPRQFIPAVEKGVREALAHGPSGYPVTDLHVTLFDGQYHDVDSSEQSFKTAAGMGVRDALPKCNPVVLEPIAHVQVIVPTSHTSTVIQQLTGKRGQILGMNPTDRPGLDIVEAYVPAVELSRYITELRTGTQGLGTYSWRHERYDPVPGNRVAPKAAV
- a CDS encoding peptide ABC transporter substrate-binding protein, with amino-acid sequence MTLAVVGCSKVGNGVAGERHPWTHPGVLRVAVQSDLKNLNPLLNSNTTDVFVDRLMFEPLLTADPKGNPLPMLAVQVPTLENGGISRDGMTITYHLRRNARWTDGVAVTAADVKWSWQAIMNPDNNVVSRHGYDYIASIDTPDAYTATVHLKRPFSPFVNTFFAESDQPYMLGPAHVLAQYPNINNLPFNSRPIVSDGPFKFAQWARGDHITVVRNDKFFMGRPGLNQIEIKIVPDEDTSVNLLRTHGIDYMFQASQQTYQSVRGMPDTKIVWVNVNGYESIQLNCSHPDLQDPRVRLAIAYALDKVEFVRTLTYDTQTVATEDIPDWMWAYNPALRPYPHDPAMARRLLREAGWFPGPDGVMRKGSERLVLVVVSNNSNATRRRMSVEMQAMLREVGIDTEIKYYPGDVLFAPAGMGGILQLGKFDISVAGWYAGIDPDDSTQLMCENLPPGGYNYSRYCSPEMQRLQRIALTRYDRPSRQAAYFAIQEQLAKDNPLIFFYWLKQMEPISVDFKGFDPNPVVEAWNAWQWTI
- a CDS encoding orotate phosphoribosyltransferase (catalyzes the formation of orotidine monophosphate from 5-phosphoribosyl-1-pyrophosphate and orotate) gives rise to the protein MAVDHISLPELAWLRKIIVERALTRGDYVLAGGARSDYYIDKFSLFSDPLVLRRIARLFTPVIAEINPDLIAGTELGGVVIATVVSQMSGLPMLAVRKKPKAYGAFANDYVEGPCVAGQHALLLEDVVSNAGDLLAAAARLRELGLNVTPYAVISRGLAPVRALIQFSLPRSAPKTQN
- a CDS encoding MBL fold metallo-hydrolase; this encodes MAEGKRRRARRGRARVASLSAALQLRIIGSSPATQRPGGACSCYLLRTDDAAILLDLGCGALGKLQLAMDYAELDAIVVSHMHADHFFDLVPLRYGLKYGAKPAERMALWLPPGGRATLEELRRVIGRDDDLDFFEAIFAIREYDPAEPLDIGGMRLRFCATRHYVDAFSIRADYDGRIFTYSADTAPSDAVAEHARGSALFLCETSLGLRTEKEPRGHMSASEAGEMASRAGAGQLVLTHYPAASTPEALVAAAKRAFSGPVACAVDGLELVI
- a CDS encoding peroxiredoxin, whose product is MLREGDQLPAVTVLDDEGNSVMTTDLLGGPLILYFYPKDDTPGCTSQASQFRDSYRQFQEKNARIVGVSRDSVESHQRFKKKFAIPFALLADTDSKLYKALGVNARTTFLIDADGRIAKIWPKVNVDEHAEDVLASLP